One genomic region from Thermodesulfobacteriota bacterium encodes:
- a CDS encoding response regulator — protein MPTVEKILIVDDDAVVRGFINDALTGSGYECLEASMAREVVALMAEHRISLILLDIKLPDQDGLSLLPQIMERDEDICAVMMTGVVDIRTAVSAIRSGAFDYIIKPFTVDELHVVVARALNKRRLEIENKEYQRSIEEKNLRLEILHDLSVKVAYYLLSTVELEDIFRTILVGITAGVGLGFNRAFLALFDDDGGVLRGKMAVGPDSPEEAGRIWSALQETKYTLAEALEKCGRACQPQDARVNRIVRGIMVPGTDTDHVFIRAAQERRAFHVLGRRIDGRPVRDDIVNLFGVDEFAVVPLCSPYRVQGIIIADNFITGKPIKEEDIAAIELFANQASMAIEKSRLYSELAGKLAMLETANKDLQESRDMLIRAERLSAIGEMAAQIAHEMRNPLASIGGLARFIQRHTKEDKHQKHLDSIVKETEKMEEILAQVFKFIQSPQLTLSRQNLNDIVSSSLGALSPSFEKFHIEVETAFAPDMPDSELDGNQMRQAIINICKNSVEAMPSGGRLRVNTRVIPQNIEVEISDTGTGMHGEMLDRARQPFFTTKTYGVGLGLNIAEQIVRAHKGKMDISSGLDAGVRVYITLPRSAEDRS, from the coding sequence ATGCCTACGGTTGAGAAAATACTGATTGTAGATGACGATGCAGTGGTCAGGGGTTTTATAAATGATGCCCTGACAGGCAGCGGTTATGAGTGTCTTGAGGCCTCGATGGCCCGGGAGGTTGTTGCTCTAATGGCTGAGCACCGGATTTCGCTCATATTATTAGACATTAAGCTTCCTGATCAGGACGGATTGAGCCTCTTGCCACAGATAATGGAACGAGATGAAGATATCTGTGCAGTTATGATGACCGGTGTAGTGGATATTCGAACCGCAGTCTCTGCCATCCGGAGCGGGGCCTTTGATTACATTATCAAGCCGTTCACAGTGGACGAGCTGCATGTTGTGGTAGCGAGGGCCCTTAATAAGAGACGTTTAGAGATTGAAAATAAAGAGTACCAGCGAAGCATAGAAGAAAAGAACCTTAGGCTGGAGATATTGCATGACCTCTCCGTAAAGGTGGCTTATTACCTTTTAAGCACAGTCGAACTGGAAGACATCTTCAGGACCATACTGGTTGGTATCACTGCAGGCGTGGGATTAGGGTTTAACCGTGCCTTTTTGGCATTATTTGATGATGATGGCGGCGTGTTGCGGGGGAAAATGGCCGTTGGGCCGGACAGCCCGGAAGAGGCCGGAAGGATATGGTCGGCATTGCAGGAGACGAAATATACACTGGCCGAGGCACTTGAGAAATGCGGTCGGGCCTGTCAGCCTCAGGACGCAAGGGTTAACCGGATTGTCCGCGGGATAATGGTGCCCGGCACGGACACGGATCATGTTTTTATACGGGCGGCACAGGAACGGCGTGCATTTCATGTGCTGGGGAGACGTATTGACGGCCGGCCGGTGAGAGACGATATTGTAAATCTCTTTGGTGTTGACGAGTTTGCGGTTGTTCCACTCTGTTCCCCGTATCGGGTACAGGGCATTATTATTGCCGATAACTTTATCACCGGCAAGCCGATCAAGGAAGAGGATATTGCCGCCATTGAACTCTTTGCCAACCAGGCCAGTATGGCCATAGAAAAGAGCAGACTTTACTCGGAATTGGCTGGCAAACTGGCTATGCTGGAGACTGCTAATAAGGACTTACAGGAAAGCCGGGATATGTTGATCCGGGCCGAGCGGCTTTCGGCCATAGGCGAGATGGCTGCCCAGATAGCCCATGAGATGAGGAATCCGTTGGCCTCGATCGGAGGCCTGGCCCGGTTTATACAGAGGCATACGAAGGAGGATAAGCACCAAAAACATCTGGATAGTATCGTGAAAGAGACGGAGAAAATGGAAGAGATTCTGGCCCAGGTATTTAAATTCATTCAATCTCCGCAATTGACGCTGAGCCGGCAAAATTTGAACGATATAGTGTCTTCTTCCCTTGGCGCCCTCAGCCCTTCGTTTGAGAAATTTCACATCGAGGTGGAAACAGCTTTTGCCCCGGATATGCCTGATTCAGAGCTTGATGGTAATCAGATGAGACAGGCTATTATTAATATATGCAAAAATTCTGTCGAGGCTATGCCTTCAGGTGGCAGGCTCAGGGTCAACACCCGAGTTATCCCCCAGAATATAGAGGTTGAGATTAGTGATACTGGAACGGGCATGCACGGAGAGATGCTGGATAGGGCCCGACAACCCTTTTTTACAACCAAAACTTACGGCGTTGGTCTGGGATTGAATATAGCGGAACAGATTGTCAGGGCGCACAAAGGCAAAATGGATATTTCCAGCGGGTTAGATGCCGGGGTACGTGTTTATATCACCTTGCCGCGCAGCGCAGAGGACAGGTCTTGA
- a CDS encoding type II toxin-antitoxin system PemK/MazF family toxin — translation MARILRGDIYWANLDPIKGHEQSGQRPVLVLSQDVFNDRSGVVIAVALTSQPPKAGFPLTLPLSGRALPKQSWVKISQIRTLSQERLGKRIAKVSPEEIDLVIEGLNEIIGG, via the coding sequence ATGGCCAGAATACTGAGGGGCGATATCTACTGGGCGAATCTGGATCCGATAAAAGGGCACGAACAATCCGGCCAGAGGCCGGTGCTTGTCCTCAGCCAGGATGTTTTCAATGATCGATCGGGCGTCGTAATTGCCGTTGCCCTCACAAGTCAACCGCCAAAAGCAGGATTTCCTCTTACCCTTCCACTCTCCGGTCGAGCTCTTCCAAAGCAATCGTGGGTAAAGATCAGCCAGATACGTACCCTATCGCAGGAACGTCTCGGAAAGCGAATTGCGAAAGTATCGCCGGAAGAAATTGATCTCGTCATCGAAGGTCTAAATGAAATTATCGGTGGCTAA
- a CDS encoding OmpA family protein: protein MKPLKTVFVLGLVSCIVSCATAPEWTKTKTAQGAAIGVGVGAVTGAIVGKGKGAVVGGVIGGLAGTGIGYYLDQQAKEFEQVPGVQVDRKEDRLLVTMQNNILFQTDSAELSKDSAVTLGKTADILKRYPESRIIVKGYTDDVGREEYNFKLSERRALMVRNFLVGAGVGPERVTGVGYGESFPVADNRTAAGRQKNRRVEMEIIPQQGS from the coding sequence ATGAAGCCACTGAAAACTGTTTTTGTCCTTGGTCTTGTCTCCTGTATTGTATCCTGCGCTACAGCCCCGGAATGGACTAAGACCAAGACCGCCCAAGGGGCGGCGATTGGGGTTGGCGTAGGGGCAGTAACCGGCGCCATCGTCGGCAAGGGTAAGGGCGCGGTAGTAGGTGGCGTTATTGGTGGGTTGGCTGGGACAGGCATCGGTTACTATCTTGACCAGCAGGCTAAAGAGTTTGAGCAGGTACCCGGTGTCCAGGTAGATAGGAAAGAGGACCGTTTGTTGGTGACCATGCAGAACAATATCCTTTTCCAGACAGATTCGGCAGAATTGAGTAAGGATTCTGCGGTGACACTGGGAAAGACGGCCGATATTCTAAAGAGATATCCGGAGAGCCGCATAATCGTTAAAGGCTACACAGATGATGTCGGCCGTGAAGAATACAATTTTAAGCTCTCGGAGCGCCGGGCTTTAATGGTTAGAAATTTTCTAGTAGGAGCGGGGGTCGGGCCAGAGCGTGTAACCGGCGTTGGTTACGGAGAGTCATTCCCTGTAGCGGATAACCGTACGGCCGCCGGCCGACAGAAGAACCGTCGCGTAGAGATGGAGATTATACCCCAGCAGGGGAGCTGA
- a CDS encoding SurA N-terminal domain-containing protein: MKLLNFFFLLILAFIFIMPATGSAEIVDRIVAIVNEDVITLADLGKEEQRVISQLQQEASAAAIEKEKGKIRTEVLNHLIERKLAEQEAKRLGLSVSEAEVDAAVEKIIRDHGITREQLTARLEQDGLSMEEYRQKLKEQIERFKLISQAVNAKIVITEDKLREYYKDNQYSYTGQQEYGVQHIVFSIPGSCSEEEKHSILKKAEAIRQRAKDGADFEGLARQFSGYPTASEGGNLGYLDKNELAPYMKDVITSLKTGEVSPVVETPIGYQIFKVIDIKESKEKTFEEAKEEIYQVLFEQDVNKRFMVWIKELRDRSYIEVLL, translated from the coding sequence ATGAAACTACTCAATTTCTTTTTTCTTCTTATCCTTGCGTTTATCTTTATCATGCCTGCGACAGGTTCTGCCGAAATTGTCGATCGTATTGTAGCCATCGTCAATGAAGACGTCATAACCCTGGCGGATTTAGGCAAAGAAGAACAGCGTGTTATCAGTCAACTCCAGCAGGAGGCTTCAGCCGCCGCCATAGAAAAAGAAAAAGGGAAAATACGAACCGAGGTGCTTAATCACCTTATTGAGCGAAAGCTGGCTGAGCAGGAAGCAAAAAGGCTTGGATTGTCTGTGTCTGAGGCAGAGGTCGATGCGGCCGTCGAAAAAATTATTCGTGATCATGGGATAACCAGGGAACAACTGACGGCCCGCCTGGAACAGGACGGCCTCTCCATGGAAGAGTACCGCCAGAAACTTAAGGAACAAATAGAACGCTTCAAATTGATCAGCCAGGCAGTCAATGCCAAGATTGTTATAACTGAAGACAAACTCAGAGAGTATTATAAGGATAACCAATACAGTTATACCGGCCAACAAGAATATGGGGTCCAGCATATTGTCTTTAGCATACCCGGTAGTTGTAGTGAGGAAGAAAAACACTCTATCCTTAAAAAGGCCGAAGCTATCCGCCAGCGGGCTAAGGATGGGGCTGATTTTGAAGGCCTGGCCAGGCAGTTTTCCGGATATCCCACCGCATCTGAGGGCGGCAATCTGGGCTATCTGGATAAAAATGAGCTGGCGCCATATATGAAGGACGTTATTACCTCTCTTAAGACCGGGGAGGTCAGTCCCGTAGTTGAAACTCCTATCGGCTATCAAATCTTTAAAGTTATAGATATTAAGGAATCAAAAGAAAAAACATTTGAAGAGGCAAAGGAAGAAATATATCAAGTGCTGTTTGAGCAAGATGTGAACAAGCGTTTTATGGTCTGGATAAAAGAGCTTCGCGACAGGTCATATATAGAGGTCTTACTTTGA
- the hflX gene encoding GTPase HflX: protein MTCRKKGAESIRKISGNVIGLKVNQVKKLENIYRRRIPPKDIITPELARYITELSREINRQIGILVKRSGDIEYVIVGDHRSITIPTLSDYRAGSSRLRGLRCIHTHLEDEPLTQDDLTDLAILRLDIMAGIITRPDGLPGLVHAAHLLPKPVRGENISFLEPRIPAQLDIDFQGLIQSLEDEIAREQAVQTVGGKKDRAFLIDVTTTSREAAEESLEELRELARTAGVEVLDSIIQRRDKIHPKYIMGKGKLGDLLIKTLQRGANLLMFDHELNPSQIRSITDFTDMRVIDRTQLILDIFARRARSREGKIQVEMAQLNYLLPRLVTRDDALSRLTGGIGGRGPGETRLEIDRRRVRERIVRLTKELKSISKQRELRREGRKRKDIPIISIVGYTNAGKSTLLNALTKSQFLAEDRLFATLDPASRRIRFPREAEAIITDTVGFIRDLPQALFEAFRATLEELQHADIIIHLIDISNKNFREHIEAVEHILETLELHHIPAIKVFNKIDRVSPEYVAAQSRAYNALAISAMNPDTLSPFIETIQGMVEKAHTQVKEI from the coding sequence GTGACCTGTAGAAAAAAGGGGGCTGAATCTATTAGAAAGATATCCGGAAACGTAATTGGCCTTAAGGTTAACCAGGTAAAAAAACTGGAAAATATCTATCGTCGTAGGATCCCACCTAAAGACATAATTACCCCTGAACTAGCCAGATATATTACCGAGTTGTCGCGGGAGATCAATCGTCAGATAGGCATATTGGTGAAGCGGTCCGGCGATATAGAATATGTCATAGTCGGCGACCACCGGAGTATTACCATCCCGACTTTATCGGATTACCGTGCAGGGAGCAGCCGTTTACGGGGTCTGAGGTGCATTCACACCCATCTGGAGGATGAGCCCCTTACCCAAGATGATTTGACGGATTTGGCCATCCTTCGTCTGGATATCATGGCCGGCATAATTACCCGGCCGGATGGCCTTCCGGGATTGGTACATGCCGCCCACCTCCTGCCCAAGCCGGTAAGAGGAGAAAACATTTCTTTTCTAGAGCCCAGGATACCGGCACAGTTGGATATTGATTTTCAGGGCTTGATTCAGTCTCTTGAGGACGAAATTGCCCGTGAGCAGGCCGTACAAACAGTAGGCGGGAAAAAAGACCGCGCCTTCCTTATCGATGTCACTACCACCTCCCGTGAAGCGGCGGAGGAGTCTCTGGAGGAGCTGAGGGAGTTGGCACGAACCGCCGGGGTTGAGGTGCTTGATTCCATTATTCAGCGGCGAGATAAGATACACCCTAAGTACATAATGGGTAAGGGAAAACTCGGCGACTTACTGATAAAGACACTGCAGAGGGGCGCCAATCTGCTGATGTTTGATCATGAGTTAAATCCTTCCCAGATACGTTCCATTACCGACTTTACAGATATGCGGGTTATTGACCGCACCCAGCTTATCCTGGATATTTTTGCCCGGCGCGCCCGGAGCCGGGAAGGCAAGATACAGGTAGAAATGGCCCAGTTGAACTATCTTTTGCCGCGGCTGGTTACCAGAGACGATGCGCTTTCCAGGCTTACCGGAGGCATCGGCGGACGCGGCCCCGGTGAGACCAGGCTGGAGATAGATCGCCGCCGGGTGCGCGAGCGCATCGTGCGCCTTACCAAAGAACTCAAATCCATCAGCAAGCAGAGAGAGCTAAGACGCGAAGGCCGTAAGCGGAAAGATATACCAATAATATCCATTGTTGGTTACACCAATGCCGGAAAATCTACGCTGCTGAATGCCCTTACCAAAAGTCAATTTCTGGCCGAGGACCGTCTGTTTGCCACCCTTGACCCGGCCAGCCGGAGGATTCGCTTCCCCCGGGAGGCCGAGGCTATAATAACCGATACGGTAGGCTTTATTCGTGATCTGCCCCAGGCCTTATTCGAGGCCTTCCGGGCCACACTGGAAGAACTTCAGCATGCCGATATTATTATTCATCTCATAGACATAAGTAATAAAAACTTTCGGGAACATATAGAGGCAGTTGAACATATTCTGGAGACCCTGGAACTGCATCACATCCCTGCTATTAAAGTCTTCAATAAAATAGACCGGGTATCGCCGGAGTATGTCGCTGCCCAAAGCCGGGCCTATAATGCCCTGGCCATTTCGGCCATGAACCCTGACACCCTGTCGCCATTTATTGAAACCATTCAGGGCATGGTGGAAAAGGCTCATACTCAGGTAAAAGAGATATGA
- a CDS encoding ribbon-helix-helix domain-containing protein, translating into MGTAKIAITIEEEVLGKLDRLVSSKVFPNRSKAIQEAIEEKLARVNRSRLARECAKLDPDLEKTIAEEGFSREIEKWPEY; encoded by the coding sequence ATGGGCACTGCTAAGATTGCCATCACTATCGAAGAAGAAGTGCTTGGGAAGCTGGACAGGTTGGTTTCTTCCAAAGTCTTCCCCAACAGGAGCAAGGCAATACAGGAAGCCATCGAAGAAAAGCTCGCTCGTGTCAATAGGAGTCGTTTAGCAAGAGAGTGCGCCAAGCTCGATCCGGACCTTGAAAAGACTATCGCCGAGGAAGGGTTCTCGCGGGAAATCGAAAAATGGCCAGAATACTGA
- the mfd gene encoding transcription-repair coupling factor: MISDTHYLTDLKKSIARGGLVDVTGLKGSSLAFALAEIEKTLSGPVICVTLGLKEAELYATEFAFFCKRPVFVFPPYEVFPFSELSPHKTTVSRRIETLYHMVSGDPNFIVVVPVEALLQKLLPKKALTDFVDYIVTHEDIDRQTLREKLIAGGYTATSLVQEVGDFSIRGGIIDVFPPLHTNPVRIDCLGDWVESIREFDRLTQRSLREINEIILLPVHEVILGEQEAAYALKHIRQYAMERDIALDGIKEIEAQIEQRIHFTGSEFLLPLFYPELSAWHDYLPAAMPAGRQEGLLVSIDPARIGEEQARFQNKIKEINITARADSRFCPEPQDLYQIDQDWADLIPAASHVRIISLPIEDEPDAGEKLRLATLGNEDIRAESQPGHEQEDLFTALPRRITAWLDEGESVYLICRTIHTAEQVKGLMADCHIQAEVLDTPFHFALESSNQKVRIHTGDISRGFRFPAYRLILMTESELFGERVKKPAAAIKKKFSPILDFSELKPDDLIVHRDHGIGMYRNLVRLEVDNTANDYLLLEYRDGDKLYLPVYRLNVLQKYIGVEGYNPQINKLGGKSWQLARKRVKEAIWKVALELLDIYARRKVEKGFAFSPPDSLYKEFELSFEHEETPDQIAAIEDTIGDMTSPRPMDRLVCGDVGYGKTEVALRAAFKAVMDGRQVAILVPTTVLAEQHSQTFSRRLSPFPVVVACLSRFRTAKEQKQILSRLAEGKVDIVIGTHRLLQKDIKFHDPGLLIIDEEHRFGVSHKEQLKKMKKTLDVLTLTATPIPRTLQMSLLSVRDLSVISTPPQDRIPVKTYVTKFDDNVIREAIIREYQRGGQVFFVHNRVAGIEVVAERLRRLVPEVRIAVAHGQLSSRALEEIMVRFVRREIDVLVCTTIIESGLDIPSANTIIINRADCLGLAEIYQLRGRVGRAKEQAYAYLLVPSPAHLTRDAQKRLEALLDLSELGSSFKLAMSDLQIRGAGNILGTSQTGHIAVVGYDLYLDLLEKTVNELKGTPVEEEFEPEINLKVSAYIPENYLPEPDQRLITYRRLTMADTVTALSDIKDELTDRYGPIPPEVEDLMSIMEIKQDLKKLRVHRLDSANGHFILSFSDETRLPPETILSLIRRNQGKYRFTPENKLYAALPGDEGVQILEEVKKVLQALL; this comes from the coding sequence GTGATTAGCGATACCCATTACCTAACCGACCTGAAAAAATCCATTGCTCGTGGAGGCCTTGTAGATGTTACCGGGCTGAAAGGCTCATCCCTGGCCTTTGCCTTGGCCGAAATCGAAAAAACACTCTCCGGCCCTGTCATATGTGTAACCCTTGGCTTAAAGGAGGCAGAACTCTATGCCACGGAGTTTGCCTTTTTCTGTAAACGTCCGGTCTTTGTCTTCCCGCCGTATGAAGTCTTCCCTTTCAGCGAACTATCCCCCCACAAGACCACGGTAAGCCGCCGTATTGAGACCCTTTACCACATGGTCTCCGGTGATCCCAACTTTATCGTCGTGGTTCCGGTGGAGGCCCTATTACAAAAGTTGCTGCCCAAAAAGGCGCTGACCGACTTTGTCGATTATATCGTCACCCATGAGGATATCGACCGTCAGACCTTAAGAGAAAAGCTGATAGCCGGCGGCTATACCGCTACCTCGCTCGTGCAGGAAGTGGGAGACTTCAGCATCCGGGGTGGCATTATAGACGTTTTTCCCCCCCTGCACACCAATCCCGTCCGTATAGACTGTCTTGGAGATTGGGTGGAATCCATCCGTGAGTTTGATCGCCTCACCCAGAGGTCTCTCCGCGAGATCAATGAGATCATACTCCTTCCGGTACATGAGGTTATTTTGGGAGAGCAAGAAGCCGCCTATGCCCTGAAACATATCCGCCAATATGCTATGGAGCGGGATATTGCCCTCGACGGGATAAAGGAAATCGAGGCCCAGATAGAACAGCGCATTCACTTCACCGGCTCTGAATTCCTCCTGCCTTTATTCTATCCCGAACTTTCCGCCTGGCACGATTACCTCCCGGCCGCCATGCCTGCCGGCAGGCAGGAGGGTCTCCTGGTGAGTATAGATCCTGCAAGAATAGGAGAAGAACAGGCCCGTTTTCAGAACAAGATCAAAGAAATTAATATAACTGCCCGTGCTGACTCCCGTTTTTGCCCGGAGCCGCAGGATCTTTATCAAATTGACCAGGACTGGGCAGATTTGATCCCGGCTGCCTCCCATGTACGCATCATATCCTTACCCATAGAAGATGAACCGGACGCCGGCGAAAAATTGCGCCTGGCTACGCTGGGCAATGAAGATATAAGGGCTGAATCACAGCCTGGTCATGAGCAGGAAGACCTTTTCACGGCCTTACCCCGGAGGATAACCGCCTGGCTGGACGAAGGAGAATCTGTTTACCTCATCTGCCGCACGATTCATACTGCAGAACAGGTTAAGGGGCTTATGGCCGATTGCCACATCCAGGCCGAGGTCCTGGATACACCCTTCCATTTTGCCCTGGAATCATCGAATCAAAAGGTGCGCATCCATACCGGAGATATCTCGCGCGGCTTCCGCTTTCCCGCCTACAGGCTTATTCTGATGACTGAGAGCGAGCTGTTCGGTGAAAGGGTAAAAAAACCGGCTGCGGCCATAAAGAAAAAGTTTTCCCCCATTTTAGACTTTAGCGAGCTTAAGCCTGACGACCTGATCGTTCATCGCGACCACGGCATTGGCATGTATCGTAATCTGGTCCGGCTGGAGGTAGATAACACCGCCAACGACTATCTGTTATTGGAATACCGGGATGGAGATAAACTCTATCTGCCTGTATATAGACTCAATGTGTTGCAGAAATATATAGGTGTAGAAGGTTATAACCCGCAAATCAACAAATTAGGCGGTAAATCCTGGCAACTCGCCCGGAAACGGGTCAAGGAAGCCATCTGGAAGGTAGCCCTGGAGCTGCTGGATATCTACGCCCGGCGGAAGGTGGAAAAGGGCTTTGCCTTTTCACCACCCGATAGTCTTTATAAGGAGTTCGAGCTATCCTTTGAACATGAAGAGACCCCGGACCAGATAGCCGCCATAGAAGATACCATAGGAGATATGACTTCACCCCGGCCTATGGATCGATTGGTATGCGGGGACGTAGGTTATGGAAAGACCGAGGTAGCCTTGCGGGCGGCATTTAAGGCCGTAATGGATGGCCGGCAGGTGGCCATACTGGTACCCACAACTGTCCTTGCCGAACAACATTCCCAGACCTTCAGCCGCCGTCTTTCTCCCTTCCCGGTAGTTGTGGCCTGTCTCAGCCGCTTCCGCACCGCCAAGGAGCAAAAACAGATCCTGTCCAGGCTGGCGGAGGGCAAGGTAGACATCGTTATCGGCACGCACCGCCTGTTGCAAAAAGATATTAAATTTCACGACCCGGGACTACTTATTATAGATGAAGAACACCGTTTTGGCGTCAGTCATAAAGAACAACTGAAAAAAATGAAGAAGACCTTAGATGTCCTCACCCTGACGGCAACACCTATTCCCCGCACCCTTCAGATGTCCCTCCTCAGTGTGCGCGATCTTAGCGTAATAAGTACACCTCCCCAGGATCGTATCCCGGTTAAGACTTACGTAACCAAGTTCGATGATAATGTAATACGGGAGGCCATCATCCGGGAATATCAACGCGGCGGTCAGGTCTTCTTTGTGCATAATCGGGTGGCCGGCATTGAGGTGGTGGCCGAGCGTTTGCGGAGGCTGGTCCCGGAGGTGCGCATAGCCGTGGCCCACGGACAGCTTTCCAGCAGGGCGCTGGAAGAGATCATGGTGAGATTTGTACGCCGGGAGATAGACGTATTGGTCTGCACTACTATTATCGAGTCCGGCCTGGACATTCCCTCGGCTAATACCATAATCATCAACCGGGCTGATTGCCTTGGTCTGGCCGAGATCTACCAGCTCCGCGGCCGTGTGGGGCGCGCTAAAGAGCAGGCCTATGCCTACCTGTTGGTCCCGTCACCGGCCCACCTTACCAGGGATGCCCAAAAAAGGCTCGAGGCCTTATTGGATCTCAGCGAATTGGGATCCAGTTTTAAATTGGCCATGAGCGATCTCCAGATCAGAGGCGCCGGCAATATACTTGGAACCAGCCAGACCGGACATATTGCGGTAGTGGGTTATGACCTGTATCTGGATCTCCTCGAAAAGACCGTAAACGAACTTAAGGGTACCCCGGTTGAAGAAGAGTTTGAGCCGGAAATTAATCTTAAGGTCTCCGCCTACATACCGGAAAACTATCTGCCGGAGCCGGATCAGCGTCTCATTACCTACCGCCGCTTAACTATGGCAGATACGGTTACGGCGCTCTCAGACATAAAGGATGAACTAACCGACCGCTATGGCCCCATACCCCCCGAGGTCGAAGACCTCATGTCTATCATGGAAATCAAACAGGATCTCAAGAAACTCAGGGTGCACCGCCTGGACAGCGCTAATGGTCATTTTATCTTGAGCTTCAGCGATGAGACCAGACTTCCTCCGGAAACAATTCTATCGTTAATCCGTCGTAACCAGGGTAAGTACCGCTTTACTCCTGAGAATAAACTCTATGCGGCCCTACCCGGTGATGAAGGGGTACAGATACTTGAGGAAGTCAAAAAAGTCTTGCAAGCCCTTTTGTAA
- the moaA gene encoding GTP 3',8-cyclase MoaA: protein MLVDNYNRTITYLRLSVTDHCNLRCQYCMPPGGVRKIAREEILRYEEFLRLVRVLIPLGIKKVRLTGGEPLVRRGITEFIRSLRRIDGLRAVCLTTNGTLLGEKIDELYAAGINRINISLDTLDAQKYHVITTRPFWHKVWEAIEKALSFGDVEVKLNVVVMKGINDDEIEAFARLAYKYPLQVRFIEFMPVGCGSRWSGDVYMPGAECMERVRKVGDLLPLRHKEDAGPAVVYTFAGAAGEIGFINSISQSFCAFCNRMRITPDGQLRMCLFSDDELDVKKYLRSGMQDAELAGLILKAVKQKPLEHAGYGRLIHQCRRQMSQIGG from the coding sequence ATGCTCGTCGATAATTATAACCGGACCATTACCTACCTTCGCTTATCGGTTACAGATCATTGCAACCTGCGTTGTCAATACTGCATGCCCCCCGGTGGTGTCCGGAAGATTGCCCGTGAAGAGATATTGCGCTATGAGGAATTTTTACGCCTGGTGCGGGTTTTAATCCCATTGGGCATAAAGAAGGTTCGGCTGACGGGAGGAGAACCCTTGGTTCGCCGCGGCATTACCGAATTTATCCGGTCACTCAGGCGCATCGATGGGCTCCGGGCAGTCTGTCTCACTACGAACGGTACCCTTCTGGGGGAAAAAATTGATGAACTGTATGCGGCCGGTATTAATAGGATAAACATAAGCCTGGACACCTTAGACGCGCAGAAATATCATGTGATAACCACCCGCCCTTTCTGGCATAAGGTCTGGGAAGCTATTGAAAAGGCCCTGTCATTCGGTGATGTCGAGGTTAAGCTTAATGTGGTAGTTATGAAGGGCATAAACGATGACGAAATAGAGGCCTTTGCCCGTCTGGCCTATAAATATCCCTTGCAGGTGCGGTTCATAGAGTTTATGCCGGTTGGCTGTGGAAGCCGATGGAGTGGTGATGTCTATATGCCCGGGGCTGAGTGCATGGAGCGGGTAAGGAAAGTGGGGGACCTGTTGCCTCTGAGGCATAAAGAGGATGCAGGGCCGGCCGTAGTTTACACGTTTGCCGGGGCGGCAGGTGAAATAGGCTTTATAAACTCTATTAGTCAGAGTTTTTGTGCTTTCTGTAACAGGATGCGTATCACACCGGATGGACAACTGAGGATGTGCCTTTTTTCAGATGACGAACTGGATGTAAAAAAATATCTACGCTCTGGCATGCAGGATGCAGAATTGGCAGGATTAATACTAAAAGCGGTTAAACAAAAACCCCTTGAGCATGCGGGATATGGCCGGTTAATACATCAGTGCCGCCGTCAGATGTCGCAAATTGGGGGCTGA